One window of the Alphaproteobacteria bacterium genome contains the following:
- the obgE gene encoding GTPase ObgE produces the protein MKFLDQAKIYVRSGNGGPGCMSFRREANVPMGGPDGGDGGRGGDVVAIAVDGLNTLIDFRYQQHFKAKSGRNGMGANRSGAAGGDLVIKVPVGTQIFAEDHETVIADFAKVGDRAVLATGGIGGKGNAHFKSSTNRAPRTTQPGMPGEEFWFWLRLKLIAEAGLVGLPNAGKSTFLSRVSRAKPKIADYPFTTLHPQLGVVYVAEEEFVLADIPGLIEGAHDGAGLGDRFLGHIERCGVILHLIDGSGDDPVGAYTTVRHELAAYGFGLETKTEIVALNKADLLDEATIAQHKRDLSDAAGAPVAVISGATGAGIDTLLRQMLEIIARWREREDQEASAAATP, from the coding sequence CGATCAAGCGAAAATCTACGTCCGGTCCGGTAATGGCGGCCCGGGCTGCATGAGCTTTCGCCGCGAAGCGAACGTACCGATGGGCGGACCGGACGGCGGCGACGGTGGCCGCGGCGGCGACGTCGTGGCAATCGCGGTCGACGGGCTGAACACGCTGATCGATTTCCGCTATCAGCAACACTTCAAAGCAAAGAGCGGGCGCAACGGAATGGGCGCCAACCGGTCCGGCGCGGCAGGCGGCGACCTCGTCATCAAGGTACCGGTCGGCACCCAGATCTTCGCCGAGGACCACGAAACCGTCATCGCCGACTTTGCCAAGGTCGGTGACCGGGCTGTTTTGGCGACGGGTGGAATCGGCGGCAAGGGCAATGCCCATTTCAAGTCGTCGACAAACCGTGCGCCCCGCACAACCCAACCCGGTATGCCCGGCGAGGAATTCTGGTTCTGGCTGCGTCTCAAACTGATTGCCGAGGCCGGACTAGTCGGACTGCCGAATGCCGGCAAGTCGACGTTCTTGTCCCGGGTATCGCGGGCCAAACCCAAGATCGCGGACTATCCGTTCACGACACTGCATCCGCAGCTGGGCGTCGTCTATGTCGCCGAGGAAGAGTTCGTGCTGGCCGACATTCCTGGACTGATCGAAGGCGCGCATGACGGCGCGGGTCTTGGCGACCGGTTCCTCGGCCACATCGAACGCTGCGGCGTCATCCTCCATCTGATCGACGGCAGTGGCGACGACCCGGTCGGCGCTTACACCACCGTCCGTCACGAACTTGCCGCTTATGGCTTCGGGCTGGAAACCAAAACCGAGATCGTGGCTCTGAACAAAGCGGATCTCTTGGACGAGGCCACGATCGCGCAACACAAACGCGACTTGTCCGACGCGGCCGGCGCACCGGTCGCGGTCATTTCGGGCGCAACCGGCGCGGGGATCGATACGCTGCTGCGACAGATGCTCGAGATCATCGCCCGTTGGCGCGAACGGGAGGACCAAGAGGCAAGCGCGGCGGCGACACCATGA
- the proB gene encoding glutamate 5-kinase, translated as MSALHAAKRIVVKVGSILLVDPKTGQVHRRWLEGLAADVARLRARGQEVILVSSGAIALGRRHLGLRTGKLKLEESQAAAATGQIHLAKAYQDAMSAHGISVAQVLLTIDDTEQRRKYLNARSTIDTLLRLGALPVINENDTVATAEIRFGDNDRLSARVAEMTSSDCLVLLSDVDGLYSADPTIDAGAHLVKRVERITPEIEAMAGQPRTGDGSGGMVTKLIAARIATSAGAAMVIARGSVEQPIRTLEDGGPCTWFDAQGNPRTARKQWIAGTLQPSGSVVVDDGAVRALAAGKSLLPAGVTSIAGAFQRGDAVYIKDASGRDLGRGLVAYSSTDARALIGHKSSEIEALLGYRGRDEMIHRDDLVLND; from the coding sequence ATGAGCGCGCTCCACGCTGCGAAACGGATCGTCGTCAAAGTCGGGTCGATCCTGCTGGTCGACCCAAAGACCGGACAGGTCCATCGGCGCTGGTTGGAGGGGCTCGCAGCCGATGTCGCCCGCCTGCGGGCGCGCGGCCAGGAGGTGATCTTGGTGTCGTCGGGCGCAATCGCGCTGGGCCGACGCCATTTAGGTTTGCGCACCGGCAAACTGAAACTCGAAGAGAGCCAGGCCGCGGCCGCGACCGGTCAAATCCATTTGGCCAAGGCCTATCAGGACGCGATGTCGGCCCATGGCATTTCGGTTGCCCAGGTACTGTTGACCATCGACGATACCGAACAGCGCCGCAAATACCTGAATGCCCGCAGCACGATCGACACGCTACTGCGGCTCGGCGCGCTGCCGGTCATTAACGAGAACGACACCGTCGCCACCGCCGAAATACGGTTTGGCGACAACGATCGCTTGTCCGCGCGCGTCGCGGAAATGACCTCGTCGGACTGTTTGGTCCTGCTGTCCGACGTGGATGGACTGTATTCGGCGGACCCGACGATCGATGCCGGTGCGCACCTAGTCAAACGGGTTGAACGCATTACCCCCGAGATCGAAGCGATGGCCGGTCAACCCCGGACCGGCGACGGCTCCGGCGGCATGGTGACCAAGCTGATCGCCGCGCGCATCGCCACCTCCGCGGGCGCAGCGATGGTGATCGCGCGCGGTTCGGTCGAACAACCGATTCGCACGCTTGAGGACGGCGGCCCCTGCACCTGGTTCGATGCCCAGGGCAATCCGCGAACGGCGCGCAAGCAGTGGATCGCAGGAACGCTGCAGCCCTCCGGCTCCGTTGTCGTCGATGACGGCGCGGTGCGGGCGCTGGCGGCCGGCAAGAGTCTCCTGCCCGCAGGCGTGACCTCTATCGCCGGCGCATTTCAGCGCGGCGATGCCGTCTATATCAAGGATGCCTCGGGACGCGATTTGGGACGCGGGCTTGTCGCCTATTCGTCGACCGACGCCCGCGCGCTCATCGGGCACAAAAGCAGTGAAATAGAGGCATTGCTGGGATACCGTGGCCGCGACGAAATGATTCACCGCGACGATCTTGTCCTGAACGATTGA